A window from Vigna angularis cultivar LongXiaoDou No.4 chromosome 7, ASM1680809v1, whole genome shotgun sequence encodes these proteins:
- the LOC108337416 gene encoding cyclin-A1-1 isoform X3, with protein MKNRFSPTTCAHQMLTKNRRSSFSSSTASSLAKRHSSVVSSGKAAKRAPLANITNERNAPSSSSVSSSIKTAKTKKEDPARSSGITRSTTCGNKLRELKTNSGTTIIPKANSLPQTKDAAPAVARVSVSVQSSIGVSPSKSDARSVSMDETLSSYSIKSPDEVEYLDNRDVSAVGSIQRKTSNLSICDTTKPEGNIYGGEIVVDLKREGKVVNIDNICSDPQLCATYACDIYKHLRESEVAEEYRLVPDTLYLTVNYIDRYLSGNAMNRQRLQLLGVSCMMIASKYEEICAPEVEDFCYITDNTYLKEELLRMESAVLNYLKFEMTAPTVKCFLRRFVRAAAHDVQELPSLQLECLTNFIAELSLLEYNMLRYPPSLIAASATFLGRFILFPSKKPWNSILQHYTQYWPSDLCACVKDLHRLCCSSVTSNLPAIREKYSQHKYKYVAKKCIPVSIPQEVFQN; from the exons ATGAAAAATCGTTTTTCTCCGACTACTTGCGCACACCAAATGTTGACGAAAAATCGTCGCTCGTCGTTTTCCTCCTCAACGGCGTCGTCTTTGGCCAAACGACATTCATCCGTCGTGTCGTCGGGGAAAGCTGCGAAGAGAGCGCCGCTCGCCAACATCACAAACGAGAGGAATGCGCCTTCCTCATCTTCG GTGTCAAGTTCAATTAAAACTGCCAAGACCAAGAAAGAGGATCCCGCAAGAAGCAGTGGCATCACAAGATCAACAACTTGTGGGAACAAATTACGTGAGTTAAAGACTAACTCAGGCACAACTATCATTCCAAAGGCTAATTCCTTACCACAAACGAAGGATGCTGCTCCTGCAGTTGCCAGAGTCTCTGTGTCCGTTCAGAGCAGCATTGGTGTTTCTCCTAGTAAATCAGATGCGAGGTCCGTTTCTATGGATGAAACGTTGTCTTCTTATTCTATCAAGAGTCCTGATGAAGTTGAATATCTGGACAACAGGGATGTCTCAGCTGTTGGTTCAATTCAGAGAAAGACAAGCAATTTAAGCATTTGTGATACCACTAAGCCAGAAG GTAACATATATGGTGGGGAAATAGTTGTTGATTTAAAAAGAGAGGGCAAGGTTGTCAATATTGATAACATTTGCTCGGATCCGCAGCTTTGTGCAACCTATGCTTGTGATATCTACAAGCACCTACGTGAATCTGAG GTGGCTGAGGAGTATCGCCTTGTGCCTGATACATTGTATTTGACAGTGAACTATATTGATCGGTATCTTTCAGGGAATGCCATGAATAGGCAAAGATTACAATTACTCGGTGTTTCCTGCATGATGATTGCCTC TAAATACGAGGAGATTTGTGCACCAGAGGTGGAGgatttttgttatataactgATAATACGTACTTAAAAGAAGAG CTTTTACGAATGGAATCTGCTGTTTTGAATTATCTTAAGTTCGAAATGACAGCCCCAACAGTTAAATGTTTCTTAAG ACGATTTGTTCGTGCAGCTGCTCATGATGTCCAAGAG CTACCTTCACTTCAACTGGAGTGCCTAACCAACTTTATTGCCGAATTGTCTCTCTTGGAGTACAATATGCTGCGTTATCCTCCATCACTGATAGCTGCTTCGGCAACTTTCCTTGGCAGATTTATACTTTTCCCTTCAAAGAAACCATGG AATTCCATATTGCAACATTACACACAATACTGGCCTTCTGATTTGTGTGCTTGTGTGAAAGATCTCCATCGCCTTTGTTGCAGTAGCGTTACTTCTAATTTACCTGCCATCCGAGAGAAATACAGTCAGCACAAG TACAAATATGTGGCCAAGAAATGCATCCCTGTTTCAATACCGCAAGAAGTTTTCCAGAATTGA
- the LOC108337416 gene encoding cyclin-A1-1 isoform X1, which yields MKNRFSPTTCAHQMLTKNRRSSFSSSTASSLAKRHSSVVSSGKAAKRAPLANITNERNAPSSSSVSSSIKTAKTKKEDPARSSGITRSTTCGNKLRELKTNSGTTIIPKANSLPQTKDAAPAVARVSVSVQSSIGVSPSKSDARSVSMDETLSSYSIKSPDEVEYLDNRDVSAVGSIQRKTSNLSICDTTKPEGNIYGGEIVVDLKREGKVVNIDNICSDPQLCATYACDIYKHLRESEEKKRPSIDFMERIQNDINVSMRAILIDWLVEVAEEYRLVPDTLYLTVNYIDRYLSGNAMNRQRLQLLGVSCMMIASKYEEICAPEVEDFCYITDNTYLKEELLRMESAVLNYLKFEMTAPTVKCFLRRFVRAAAHDVQELPSLQLECLTNFIAELSLLEYNMLRYPPSLIAASATFLGRFILFPSKKPWNSILQHYTQYWPSDLCACVKDLHRLCCSSVTSNLPAIREKYSQHKYKYVAKKCIPVSIPQEVFQN from the exons ATGAAAAATCGTTTTTCTCCGACTACTTGCGCACACCAAATGTTGACGAAAAATCGTCGCTCGTCGTTTTCCTCCTCAACGGCGTCGTCTTTGGCCAAACGACATTCATCCGTCGTGTCGTCGGGGAAAGCTGCGAAGAGAGCGCCGCTCGCCAACATCACAAACGAGAGGAATGCGCCTTCCTCATCTTCG GTGTCAAGTTCAATTAAAACTGCCAAGACCAAGAAAGAGGATCCCGCAAGAAGCAGTGGCATCACAAGATCAACAACTTGTGGGAACAAATTACGTGAGTTAAAGACTAACTCAGGCACAACTATCATTCCAAAGGCTAATTCCTTACCACAAACGAAGGATGCTGCTCCTGCAGTTGCCAGAGTCTCTGTGTCCGTTCAGAGCAGCATTGGTGTTTCTCCTAGTAAATCAGATGCGAGGTCCGTTTCTATGGATGAAACGTTGTCTTCTTATTCTATCAAGAGTCCTGATGAAGTTGAATATCTGGACAACAGGGATGTCTCAGCTGTTGGTTCAATTCAGAGAAAGACAAGCAATTTAAGCATTTGTGATACCACTAAGCCAGAAG GTAACATATATGGTGGGGAAATAGTTGTTGATTTAAAAAGAGAGGGCAAGGTTGTCAATATTGATAACATTTGCTCGGATCCGCAGCTTTGTGCAACCTATGCTTGTGATATCTACAAGCACCTACGTGAATCTGAG GAAAAGAAAAGGCCTTCCATAGACTTCATGGAGAGAATTCAGAATGACATAAATGTTAGCATGCGTGCAATATTGATTGACTGGCTTGTTGAG GTGGCTGAGGAGTATCGCCTTGTGCCTGATACATTGTATTTGACAGTGAACTATATTGATCGGTATCTTTCAGGGAATGCCATGAATAGGCAAAGATTACAATTACTCGGTGTTTCCTGCATGATGATTGCCTC TAAATACGAGGAGATTTGTGCACCAGAGGTGGAGgatttttgttatataactgATAATACGTACTTAAAAGAAGAG CTTTTACGAATGGAATCTGCTGTTTTGAATTATCTTAAGTTCGAAATGACAGCCCCAACAGTTAAATGTTTCTTAAG ACGATTTGTTCGTGCAGCTGCTCATGATGTCCAAGAG CTACCTTCACTTCAACTGGAGTGCCTAACCAACTTTATTGCCGAATTGTCTCTCTTGGAGTACAATATGCTGCGTTATCCTCCATCACTGATAGCTGCTTCGGCAACTTTCCTTGGCAGATTTATACTTTTCCCTTCAAAGAAACCATGG AATTCCATATTGCAACATTACACACAATACTGGCCTTCTGATTTGTGTGCTTGTGTGAAAGATCTCCATCGCCTTTGTTGCAGTAGCGTTACTTCTAATTTACCTGCCATCCGAGAGAAATACAGTCAGCACAAG TACAAATATGTGGCCAAGAAATGCATCCCTGTTTCAATACCGCAAGAAGTTTTCCAGAATTGA
- the LOC108337416 gene encoding cyclin-A1-1 isoform X2, which produces MKNRFSPTTCAHQMLTKNRRSSFSSSTASSLAKRHSSVVSSGKAAKRAPLANITNERNAPSSSSVSSSIKTAKTKKEDPARSSGITRSTTCGNKLRELKTNSGTTIIPKANSLPQTKDAAPAVARVSVSVQSSIGVSPSKSDARDVSAVGSIQRKTSNLSICDTTKPEGNIYGGEIVVDLKREGKVVNIDNICSDPQLCATYACDIYKHLRESEEKKRPSIDFMERIQNDINVSMRAILIDWLVEVAEEYRLVPDTLYLTVNYIDRYLSGNAMNRQRLQLLGVSCMMIASKYEEICAPEVEDFCYITDNTYLKEELLRMESAVLNYLKFEMTAPTVKCFLRRFVRAAAHDVQELPSLQLECLTNFIAELSLLEYNMLRYPPSLIAASATFLGRFILFPSKKPWNSILQHYTQYWPSDLCACVKDLHRLCCSSVTSNLPAIREKYSQHKYKYVAKKCIPVSIPQEVFQN; this is translated from the exons ATGAAAAATCGTTTTTCTCCGACTACTTGCGCACACCAAATGTTGACGAAAAATCGTCGCTCGTCGTTTTCCTCCTCAACGGCGTCGTCTTTGGCCAAACGACATTCATCCGTCGTGTCGTCGGGGAAAGCTGCGAAGAGAGCGCCGCTCGCCAACATCACAAACGAGAGGAATGCGCCTTCCTCATCTTCG GTGTCAAGTTCAATTAAAACTGCCAAGACCAAGAAAGAGGATCCCGCAAGAAGCAGTGGCATCACAAGATCAACAACTTGTGGGAACAAATTACGTGAGTTAAAGACTAACTCAGGCACAACTATCATTCCAAAGGCTAATTCCTTACCACAAACGAAGGATGCTGCTCCTGCAGTTGCCAGAGTCTCTGTGTCCGTTCAGAGCAGCATTGGTGTTTCTCCTAGTAAATCAGATGCGAG GGATGTCTCAGCTGTTGGTTCAATTCAGAGAAAGACAAGCAATTTAAGCATTTGTGATACCACTAAGCCAGAAG GTAACATATATGGTGGGGAAATAGTTGTTGATTTAAAAAGAGAGGGCAAGGTTGTCAATATTGATAACATTTGCTCGGATCCGCAGCTTTGTGCAACCTATGCTTGTGATATCTACAAGCACCTACGTGAATCTGAG GAAAAGAAAAGGCCTTCCATAGACTTCATGGAGAGAATTCAGAATGACATAAATGTTAGCATGCGTGCAATATTGATTGACTGGCTTGTTGAG GTGGCTGAGGAGTATCGCCTTGTGCCTGATACATTGTATTTGACAGTGAACTATATTGATCGGTATCTTTCAGGGAATGCCATGAATAGGCAAAGATTACAATTACTCGGTGTTTCCTGCATGATGATTGCCTC TAAATACGAGGAGATTTGTGCACCAGAGGTGGAGgatttttgttatataactgATAATACGTACTTAAAAGAAGAG CTTTTACGAATGGAATCTGCTGTTTTGAATTATCTTAAGTTCGAAATGACAGCCCCAACAGTTAAATGTTTCTTAAG ACGATTTGTTCGTGCAGCTGCTCATGATGTCCAAGAG CTACCTTCACTTCAACTGGAGTGCCTAACCAACTTTATTGCCGAATTGTCTCTCTTGGAGTACAATATGCTGCGTTATCCTCCATCACTGATAGCTGCTTCGGCAACTTTCCTTGGCAGATTTATACTTTTCCCTTCAAAGAAACCATGG AATTCCATATTGCAACATTACACACAATACTGGCCTTCTGATTTGTGTGCTTGTGTGAAAGATCTCCATCGCCTTTGTTGCAGTAGCGTTACTTCTAATTTACCTGCCATCCGAGAGAAATACAGTCAGCACAAG TACAAATATGTGGCCAAGAAATGCATCCCTGTTTCAATACCGCAAGAAGTTTTCCAGAATTGA